Below is a window of Polyangiaceae bacterium DNA.
TTCTGGTAGTTGGTCACGAGCTTGTCCAGGAAGGCCGCGTAGATGCTCTGGTGGATGATCAGCCGGCGCGTGGAGGTGCAGCGCTGGCCCGCCGTGCCCACGGCGCCGAAGAACGCGGACGCCAGCGCTCCGCGCAGGTCGGCCTTGTCGGAGATGATCAGCGCGTTGTTGCCGCCGAGCTCCAGGATGGTGCGGCCGAGCCGCTTGCCCACGACCTCGCCGATGTGGCGGCCGAGCTTGGTCGAGCCCGTCGCGCTGATCAGAGCGAGGCGCGGGTCCTCGACGATGCGCTCGCCGACGCCGGAGCCCCGCCCGATGATCACCGTCGAGACGGCGGCGGGCACTCCCGCGGCGCGGAGCACGTCCCGGGCGATGTTCTGGCAGGCGACGGCGCACAGCGGCGTCTTGCTCGAAGGCTTCCAGATGACCGGATCGCCGCACACGAACGCCAGCGCGCTGTTCCAAGCCCAGACGGCGACGGGGAAGTTGAATGCGGTGATGACGCCGATGGGACCGAGCGGGTGCCACTGCTCCATCATGCGGTGCATGGGGCGCTCGCTCTGGAGCGTGGGGCCCGAGAGCGTCCGCGACAGCCCGACGGCGTAGTCGCAGATGTCGATCATCTCCTGGACCTCACCCAGGCCCTCGGTGAGGATCTTGCCCATCTCGAGCGAGACCAACCGGCCCAGCATCTCCTTCTTCTCCCTGAGCGCGGCGCCGAGCAGCCGCACCACCTCGCCGCGCTTGGGGGTGGGCACGGCGCGCCATGTCTCGAAGGCTTTGGCGGCAGCCGACGCGACCTTCTCGTAGTCGCTCTCGCTCGCCTGCTCGATCTTCGCGAGCAGCTCCCCGGTGGTCGGGCTCTTCACCTCGATGAAGTCGCCGCTCGACGCGAACCACTCGTCGCCCGCGCTCGCGCCCTTCAGGCTCGCGCTCAAGCCGAGCGCCTCGAAGATCCCGTCCTTGTTCTGAGTTGCCATGCGATCCGTCCTCTCGGAGCCGCCCATCCAAGCGTCGGACCGGCCGGCGAGCAAGCTCGGCGCGTGAGTGGGCCGGATTCTGCTGGGATGGCGAGTCTGCTCGAGGGCGAGTTGTCGGGCAGGTGACAGCGCCCAAGTGCGGCTCGGTGCTCACGCGCCGCCGAAGCCGCACGCAAAGCCCATCGAGTAGCGCGCGTTGATCTCGCTCCGTGGGTTGAAGCCGAGCTCGCCCGTCCCCGAGCGATAGCTGTAGGCGTCGACGCCGAAGGGACCGAAGTAACCTTCGGCGTGCAGCGCGGCGGCGACGCGCTCGGCCTCGGCCTGAAGCTGGGCGGCGAACGGCAACGCGCGGAGCTCGGCGCCGGAGAGGCGCGCGGTCGAGAGCCAGGCGCCGTGCGCATCACAGCGTTGCACGACGATGGCGCCGAAGCGCGCGGCGCCGCTCGGGGCGATCTTGCCGTGTTGGGCGTACTCCGTGACGACGTCGGCGTGGGGCTCGATCACGACTCCGGCGCTCTTCAGGCTGGCCTGGACGAAGCGCCAGTCATGCGGCGAGAGCTCTGGGCTCGGATCGATCACCCGCTGACCCCGGCCGGCCATGCCGAAGGCGCGCTTCACGCGCCAGGCGCGGAAGCCCCTCGGAGGCCGACGGGTGAGGAGCGCGCGCGCCGCGGCCTCGTCACTGACGAAGGCGGCGCCGGGCAGCGTCTCGCCCAGGGATGCGCAGAACTCGCGTCCGTTCACCCGGGTCAGCACGGCGACGCCGGGGTGCGGCTCGACGACCGCGCCGGCGCGCTCGAGCATCGCCCGCGCGCGGGGCGTCATGCAGAACGCCCGGCCGGCGCGTCCGGCTGCGGACCCGGGTGGCGACGTCTCGTCCACCAAGACGTCTCCCGCGGCCAGGAGCCCCCTCGCGAGCTGGCCCCGCCACGCGAGCATCGCGGCGAGGACGCGCCGAGACGGCGCGTAGGGCGAGCCCCGCGCGCCGAGCTCCAGATCGGCGTCCAGGTTCAGGACCCAGGCGTGTCCGGCATCCATCTTTCGAGCTCGTCGAGGAAGTCTTCGGGCTGTCCCGCGCGCGCGCGGGCGTCGCGGCGCAAGGGGAGGCCGCGCATCAAGAGCGGGGAGAGCGGAGCCGGCAGGGCCCGGCGCCACGAGGCGAAGTCGAGCCCGCCCGTCAGGGTAGTGAACCAACGCACGCCGAAGCGCACGTGGGCGATCTCCTCGAGCCCCACGAGCTCCTGCACGCGCGCCGACTCCTCGTCGCCGGCCTCGCGGAACGCCGCGGCGAAGTGCGCGGAGTGGTCGAGGTTCGCGCTCTCCAGGCCCAGGCCCATGACCGCGACGAACGACGCGGCGTCGGGGCAGGAGGGCACGCGCTCCCAGAACCAGTCGCGCACCGCGAACTCGCCGATGCGATGCCCGAGCCGCTCGATGGCCCCGACGTACAGGCGCATGTGTCGCACCTCGTCGAGCGCGATGCGCAGGAGGCCTTCGCGGAACTCGCGCGGCGCGTCCGGAAACGCGAGCACTGCCCAGGCCATGAGCTCGGCCGCCTGCAGCTCGTGGTGGAAGAACGCGTGCAGCACCTGGGCGCGGCCCCGCGGCGTGCCGAGGCCGCGCTTCTTCTCGGCGCGCGCCACGACTCGGAGCTCGGCGGGGCGCCCGGGCGCGTCGATGCGGCGCGCGGGCGGCGCGGGCTCCCAAGTCTCCGGCGGCGTCGCGGGCGCGAGCTTCTCGTCCAGGGACGTCGAGAGCACGTAGTCCCAAGCCCAGCGCTCGACGCTGCCGGCGCGGGGGGGCTCGGCGCTCACGCTGCACCCGAGCGCGCGTCTGCGCGTGCAGCTTCCAGAGCGTCCACCAACCGATCGATGTCCAGCGCCTCGGTGCGGTGGTTGTTCACGCAGGCGCGGAGGGCGCGGGCGCCGTTCGCGAAGCGCGGTACCGAGAGCCAGCCCCCGGCGCTGGCGATCGTCGCGCGCGCGACAGCGTCCAGGAAGCGCCCGTCCGCGCGCTCTGCTCCGTCAGAGGCGTCCACGAAGCACACGATCGGCAGCGGGGTGTCGTTGACGAGTTGCCAGCCGCGTTCGCGGAGCCGCGCGCGGAGCCGCTCGGCGAGCGCGACCTGGCGGCGGAGCGACTCGGCGTAGCCGTCCCAGCCGATCGCGAGCAGCGGCAGGAGCACTCGGAGCCCGAGGAAGCGGCGCGACCACTGCATCGAGCGCGCGTAGGGGTCGCTGGCTCCGTCCCGCGGCATGTAGCCGGTTCGATCCGCGAACACGCGCTCGAGGACGCCGTCTCGCCGCGTGAGGAACGCGCCGGTGCCGATCGGCGCCGACAGGACCTTGTGCGCGTCGAAGGTGATCGAGTCGGCGCGTGCGATGCCTTCGAGTGCCCCGCGGAGCTCGGGGACCAGCGCCGCCAGTCCCCCCCAGGCCGCGTCCACGTGCAGCCAACAGCCCTCGCGCCCGGCGATCGCGGCGATCTCGCCGATCGGATCGATGGCGCCGGAGCCGGTCGTGCCCGCGGTCGCCACCACCAGGAACGGCAAGGCGCCGCGCGCGCGATCCTGGGCGATGGCCTCGCGCAGCGCGTCCGGTTTCATGCGCTGGCGTGCATCGGCGGGGATGGTCCTGACGGCCCGAGCGCCGAGCCCTGCCAGGCGCGCGGCCCGGGTGACGGTCGCGTGACCCTCGGCGGACACGTACAGACAGGGCTCGCCGGCGAGCGAGCGCGCGCCGCGCTCGCCGAAGTCCGGGAACGCTGCGTCCAGCGCGCAGGCGACGGCGGTCATGTTGGCCTCGCCCCCGCCGGAGGTGAATGCGCCTCGGGTCGAGCCCGCAGTCCAGCCGAAGCGCGCGCCGAAGGCTGCGATCAAGCAGTCCTCGACCGCGACGGGCCAGGGCGCGTGACCTCGCGTCGCGAGCTGAGGGTTGAACCCGGACACCAGCGCGTCCGCGACCACGGCGAGCGCGGCTGGCGCGGGGTTGAACAGCCCGAAGTAGCGCGGATGGTCCGGATGGACGATCCCGAGCTCCAGGGCCCCGGCGACCTCGGCGACCACGGCGTCCGGCTCGCGTGGCGTCCCGTCGAGGAGGCGCTCCAATGACATCGCCGCCGAGATCGGCACGATCGCAGCCCCGGCGTCCTCGCTCAGCCGAGTCTGGTGCGCCTCGAGCAGCTCGGCGACCTGGCGCCAGAGCGCCGCCCGCGTCTCGGGGTCGAGGTCCAGGAGCGAGCCCTGTCGAGGCATGCGGGCCCGAGCTTAGCGCGTGCTGCCCTCGGCGCGCTGCCTGGCCGCGCGCTCGGCGCGCCTGTTGGCCGCCCAGCGCTCCGGACCCTGGACGATGCACTCCAGGTAGCCCGCGGCGTCGAACGCCCGGGGCGAGTAGCGGCTGGCACTCTGATTGTTGTAGTTGAAGCAGACCCGGTGGTGAGCTTCCAGGCGCTCCTCGCAGACGTCCTCGGAGCCGAGCCGCTCCACGCAGCCGGGCAAGGCCCCGCGCCGCGCGTCGCGATCCTCCGAGCGCACGCGCCACCAGAGCAGCGTCATCACGGCCGCGAGCCCGAGCGCCGAGACGGTCAGCGCGCGTACCAGGAATCGAGGCTCGCTGAGCAGGCGCACTGAGCGGAGCCTAGCAGAGCCGCGTCCGTCAATCCGCCCGGTGCGCGATCTCGGGGGGCGCTTCGAAGAAGCGGTTCTTGCTCGGATCGTTGTAGCGCTCGTAGTCGATCTCGAGCGGGGTGATCTTGCTCTCGCCGTTCCTGAAGCGGATCAGCAGCGCCTTCGGGGTCACGCTGCGGTAGGTGCTGTCCTCCGGCAGGTCGTCGTTGGTGGCGCCGCCGGCGGAGAAGACGGTCATCAGGAGTTGGCTCTCGTCGTCGTAGACGCGCCGGAAACCCTCGTCGACCTTCTCGTGCCCGCGGACCAGCGTGTGAGCGCCGATGCGCTGCAGGAACGCCTGGCACTGGAGCCGTCCGAAGGGGAAGCGTGCCGACTGCTCCTGGAGCGAGGCGGGGATCACGTCGGCGCTCGAGGGGTCGCTCCACATCATCTGGAAGCGAATGTCCCAGTCGTTGAGGCTGGATAGATCCTTGTACTTCTGCTTCAGCGTGAGGTCCCGCGGCAGACCGCCGTGCACGAAGACGAAGCGCTCGAAGAGCAGCAGCGTCGGCATCGCGTCGAAGAGCTTCATGTAGTGGGCGAACACCTCCTGGGAAAGGTGGGGGCGGAGCGTATTCATCGCCTCGGAGGGCCGCACCGCGCCGTACACCTTGCCCTCGTGCTCCACGTAGTACTCGTGGTTGCCGCGCAGCACGTAGACGTGCTCCGGCGCGGTCACGAACATCTGCATCACCGAGCGCAGCACGCCCTGGTAGCTGAACATGCCCCGGTCGATGTAGTCCCCGAGCAGCACCAGCTTGGGGTTCGGGTGGTGCGCGGGATCCGCGCGATATTTGGCCACCTTGCCGAAGAAATCGCTCTGCATCAGCACGGCCTTCAGGCAGCTGTAGCAGCCGTGGAGATCTCCGATGACGATCAGCTCGTAGTCCTCGCCGGGCTTGGTGGGGCACACGTAGACGTGGCCGTCGAGGAAGGGGTCCTGCCCGGAAAGCTCGCTGAGCTTCTGCTTGCCGGCCAAGGAGCCCTTCGCGGCGGCGCGTTGCCGGTCCAGCGCGGCCATGAAGCTGTCCATGAGCTGCTCGTCGGCGCGCACCTGCTGCAAGAGCCGCTCCGGGTGCGCGACGTAGTTGTGCTCGAATTGGTCGAAGAACGGGTGGTTCTCCGTCAAGGGAGGCAGCGCCAGAACGTCGTGGATCGAGACCGGCGGCCTGTCGGCCCCGTCTTCGAGCAGCTCGACGCCCAGGTCCTCCTCGAGCAGAGCCAACAGCTCGCCGCGGAACTTCGCCTCGGCCGGGTGGACCTGGCCGTCGGCGTTGATCAAGAGGTCCACCACATCCATCAGCTGTTCTTGGCCACCTTTGTCGAAGCTCTTGAAGATCTCGAAGCAGCGCAGCTTGAGCTGGGCGTGGACGAATGCGTCCTGCTTCTCGCCAGCGGACACGGCTTCGTGGAAGAGCTCCTTCACCTGTCGGTCGATGCCCTCGAACACCTCGGTGAAGTGGCTGGTGAACTTGCGGGTGAGCTCTTCCCGTAGCTGCACGTCCTCGGCGGGTACCGCGCCCGCGACCCGATGCGCGACGAGCTTGCCGATGTAGCCCCGGACGAACGACTTCTCGGCGTCGTCGAAGTCGCCGTCGATGTAGCCGAAAGTCGTCAGGTAGAAGATGACCGCGCGCATCTGCTTGTCTGCGGTCGGCCCGTCCGCGCTGAAGGTGAGGAGTGTGTCCACGCCTCGACGCTAGCCTGCTGACCCCGAGATTGCGACGGGGAGCCCGGGGCCGCTCGGCTCAGCGCATTTCTGCTCTGCTCGGGAACCGGAAGCGGTGCGTGACGGGGACGGAGCCCAGGAGGTCCATCGGCCCCGTCTTGTAGCCGAAGGCTACTTGCCGCGCGCCGCCATGTGACAGGCGGAGCAGGTCTCCAGCAGCTCCGCGTAGAGCTTGGCGCGATCGCCGGCGCTCTTCTTCGCGGCTGCCGTCGGGACGAGCGCGCCGAAGCGCACCGCCGCGCTGCGGGCGTGCACGCCGCCTTTCGCCAGCACTTCCTTGGGAAATTCTTCTCCCACCAAGGCATCGGCGCCGGCCTTCCAGGCCGCGTCGGAGGGGACGTACAGCCCCTCCCACAAGCGCTCGGAGGCCCAGGCGTGTCGCTTCATGCGATCCTCGAGCGTCTTGCCGGCGACCGGTGGCGCCTCGACCTGAAGCTTCGGCCCACCCGCTGCCTTGTGGCAGCTGCCGCACGCGACGCCGATGTCTGCGATGGCGGCGGTGGCGCTCGGCAGATCCGGGCTCTGGCCGAAGCGCTTCGCGGCCTTGCCCAGCGCGTCGAGGGATGGCTTCCAGCTGCCTTGCACGGTGCCGAGCCCCTTCATGCTCTCGAGCGCCGCTGCCGGCTTGACCGTCGCGGCGAGCGCGCCGTCGATGACGGCCTTGCGGATCACGGCTGTCTCCTTGAAGTGCGCGCGCATCAGGCGCTCCCGGGGCGAGCCGGAGGTGTCCTCCTCCGGAGGCGGTGTCTCGGGCGTCGCCGCGGTGCTGCCGGCGTCTTCGACGGGCGCTGGCTCCGCGGTCGCGGTCGGCGCTGCCGGCGGTGGAGCGGCTGTCGCGGTGGGAGCGGTCGTCGCCGGCGGTGGGGGGCTGCCGCAGCTGACGAGACAGAACGCGGTGAGGGCAACGGCGCGGTGAAGCATGGTGCAGAGCGCATACCACGCGGCAGAGGAGCCCGACAAACGCCCGCGACCGCAATGCCTGCGCGCAGGACGGCGGCCATCCCCGCGGAGCCACGTCACGCAGATGCAGGGGTTGCGCGAGGCGTGGGGAGTCGGGTCCGCGCCACGATCTCCGCCAGGGTCAGCCGGTTGATCTGGTTCGTGCCCTCGTAGATCTGCGTGAGCTTCGCGTCGCGAAGCGCCTTGTCCACCAGGCGGCGTTCGGGCGCCTCGAGGGGGACCAGATCGCAGGCGCGGTCGCACACCCACACCGCCGCGTCGGAGCAGGCGACCTTCGCGCTCGACGCCCGCGCGAGCTGCGCGGCGAGCTTCCCCGAGCGGCCGAGCTTCGCCAGGAAGCGAGCGAAGCCGGCCTCGGTCAGGCGCTTCAAGCGACGCTCCGGCAGGGCGGCGTGGAGCCCCCTCGCGGCCGAACCGATGCCGGTCTCGAGCCAGCCTTGGGGCGCGATCTGCGCGTCGAACCCGAGCGCCGCATCCAGGTAGGTGAGGCGGCTCGAGTGAACGCGCGTGGTCATCTCGGCCACGACGTCCTTCACCCAACCTTGTCGCAGGGACGCAGGATGCGCGTCCGGCAACCTCGCGAGCGCGGCGAGTGTGGCCTCCAACGCTCCGCGCGCGATGCCCGTGGCGATGGCGCCGACGGGTGCGCGTGACGCCGCCAGGATCAGCTCGGTGAGCTCGAAGCCCGAGCCCTCTGGTCCGATGCGATCGAGCTCGGGCACGAACGCGCCGTCGAATTCGGTCTCGGTGGCCGGCGAGGCGCGCTGCCCCAGCTTGAGCTCGTCCCGTACGGCGCGAAACCCTGGGCGCTGCGTGTCCACCAGGAACGCCGTCCAGGACTCGCGGGGGCGCGCGCGGTCGAGCGCCGCGTGGACCACGATCCAGCGCGCGATCGACCCGTTGGACGTGAAGCTCTTGCGCCCGTGGAGCAGGTAGCCGCCGGTCACGCGCTCCGCCCAGGTCGGCGCCACGACGCGGCCGAGGCCCTCCGGGTGCTCGACGTCCGAGCCGCTCGAAGGCTCGGTGATGGCCCAGGCGAACAGGGTGGGGCGCTCCCGGGCTTCGAGCCGCTCCCGAGCTGCGGGGCGCACGACGCGCACCCAGAGCCCGACGTCCAGGCTGAAGAGCAGCGCGGACAGCCCCAGCGAGCTCACGCCGATCAAGAGCGCGAGCCCGCCGCAGGCCCGCGCCAGCTCCTCGGAGGCCGCGGCGACCTCCGCGGAGCGCGCGGCATCGCCGCCGAGCGCGCGGGGAGCCATGCAGGTCAGAAACCCTTCGCGCGCCGCAGCTCGCAGCACCTCCCAGTCGGCGCTCCCGATGGGGTGGGGCCGACCCGCTTGCTCGTCGATGGCGAGCGCCCGCGGCTCGAGCACGCGCGCGGCGAAATCCCGGGCACGCGCGCGCATGCGGGTGACGTGCGGCGGCTCGAGCCAGGGGCCGGCGTCGCGGATAAGGTCGGGCGCGCGGCGGTCTGGCCTGAAGGGGCGGTCCACTCGGCCGATGCTGCTATCCCTCGCGCCGGGCTGCAAATGACCGCGCACAGTTTGGCATCGATCATTGCCCCCCACGTCTCGGCCTCCCATGCTCCGGCCATGGCCACCCAGCTTCCCATCGTCTACCGCCGCGCGCGGGCCTGGGTCCTCGCCGTGTCTGCGCCGAGCCGCGAGCTTCGCGGGCTCTTGCCCGACCGCCGGCTCCGGCCCGTCGAGGTCCGGCCGGGGCGCGGCGTCTTGGCCGCAGCGCTCTTCGACTACCAGGACACGAGCATCGGCCCGTATCGAGAGGCCGCGCTCTCGGTCCCCTGTCGCTGGGAGCGCTCGACCCGTGTCCCGCTCTTGCCGCTCTTGGCGGAGCGGTACCTCGACGACGTCGGGCACTGGGTGGCGCTCTTGCCCGTCACGACGCAGGTGGCGGACGAGGCGGGTCGGACCATCTGGGGCTACCCGAAGTTCGTGGGCGAGATCGACATCGAGGAGCGCGGCGACCGCGTGCGCTGCAACGTCTCCGACGCCGGCGAGCGGGTCTTCGGCTTCGAGGTCGAGCGTCCCGGACCATCGCGTCCGATGCGCTTCCCGCTTCGCACCTACTCGCTGCTCGACGACGAGATCCACTTCACCGAGATCGACGTGGACGCCCTGGGCTCGCGACGCATGATCGGCGCGCGGGGTTCCCTCTCGCTGTCGACGCACCGACGCCTGGCCGGACTGCCGCCCGCCGAGCGGTTCGGGCGGCGACCGCTCGAGGCCCGCTGGTTCGACGAATATCGCTTGGAGCTCGACCGAGCGAGCACGCGCTACCGCCTGAAGCGCCATTGAAGAGGTCCGGCTGCTAAGCTCCGGCCCATGTTCGCGCGCGCTCTGTTCGGGTGTCTCTGCCTCGTCGTCCTGGTCGATTGCGAGCGCCCGGTGTACGTGAAGTACGTCCCGCTGGAGCGAAAGACCGAGCTCGACGACAAGACGCTCTTCGCCGCGACCGAGGGCGCGCTGCTCGATCGGGGCTACCTGTTCCAGCGCCGAGACGAGGCCGCCCACCAGCTCTTGACCAAGCCGCGCATCTTGACGGGGGGCGAGGGCGATCCCGAGTTCAAGTACGTGTGGCTCGCCGACACCGCCGGCGGAACGCTCAGGCTCAGGGTGATGTGTCAGGAGAACCGTCCCGAGGCCGAACCGGTGAGCTGCGGCGAGCAGACGCCGGAGAAGATCATGAAGGAGCAGCACGCCATCGCCGAGCAGGCGTTGAAGGAAGCACGCGGCGAGTGACCCGATCGGGGACGGTGCGCGCAAGTCGTGCGCGGTACCGGTCGCTCCCCGGGTGCTAGCCTCGGAGCGGGAGAGCCTCGCATGCTCCGCGCGTCGATCTGGGTGGTGCTGGCAGCGCTGGCGTCGTCCGCGCCGGGCTGCGGCGAGGACGAAGAGTCGGGGGGCGGTCGGTCGGACGCGGGCAGCGACGTGAGCGCGAGCGATGCTCCGGAAGACTCGCCGCTCGACACCGGCTCCGACGCGCCGCCCAGCGACGCCGGGGCCGACGGGTTCGACTCCGCCGACGCGGCGAGCGATGAGGCGGAAGCCTTCGACTCCGCGGAAGCGGCGACCGACGCTGGCAGCGACGCCGCGGAAGCGGAGGCCGGGAGCGGCCTCGGCGCCATGTCCGTCGCTGAGCTCGCGGCCGCCCTGCCGAGCAAGACCTTCATCATGCTCAACGTCCACGTGCCCTACGCCGGCGAGATCCCCGGCACCGACGCGAACCTCGACTACAAGGACGTTCCGAGCATCGAGGCGTACATCGGCACGAACAAGGGCGTGGACGTGGTGCTCTACTGCTACTCGAACTCGATGGCGCTCTCCGCCGCCAACGCGCTCCTGGCCGACGGCTACACGAAGGTGCGCTACGTGGACGGCGGGCTCGCCGCTTGGAAGAACGCCGGTCACCCGGTCGAGTTTCACGACAAGTGAGGCTCAGCTCCCCGGCATCGCGAAGCGCAGGAGCGGTGGTCCCGTCCTGAAGCCGGGTCCGCCACCGATGCTCTGCACCAGCGACGCGGCCACGATGAAGTCGCCGGAGAGATCGAGGACCAGCACCTTGGCGCAGGGGTCCGCGCGGCTCGCGCACTCGAGCGCGATCCAGCCCGGAACGCCCTCGAACCGGAGCTCGGGGGAGGCGGCTCTGACGACGCTGCCCTCGCGCAGCAGAGCCGAGTAGCCCCGCCCGGCGCGCTCGCTCACCCAGAGCTCGGTCGTGGGCTTGGCCTCCTCGTCGGGCGTCGGGGGCCCCGGCACCGCGTAGAGCATTTCGAAGCTGACGTTACCCGCGCGGACCGTCGCCTGGGGGTAGCCCGCGTAGGCGACCGTCATCAGCGCGCCGGCGCCCACGACGAACGCGCTCTGGCCGTCGAGGTGGACATTGGGATGGGCGTCGAAGGGTCGGCCGGGATTGACCTGCTTCCAGATCTCTCGGTTCGCCTTGAGCGCGCTGAACAACCCGTGGATGCGCTTCGGCGCCGGACCCGTAGGGAGCTCCGCCGCGGGCGCCACGGGCCTCCCGCTCAGGGTCACACCTTCCCGGGTCACCTCGATCGCCGGCTCGAGGTGCTCCTTGCAGGGGTACTTGCCGGTTTCGCTCAGCTCTTGCAGGCGCAGCAGGTCGTCGTGGTCGAGCTCGCCGTGACACTTCGGCTGGCCGCGGCAGCCCGCGGCGAGCGTGAGCGCGAGGGAGAGCCCCGCGACTCTACTCAAGCGCATCGGCCTCCCGGACGGGGCGCGGGACGCCGACGGGCTACCGCAGCGAAGACCAGCGCGAGCAGGGCGGCGAACGAGCCGCCGCGAGCCCCTACCGCGTGGCAGCCGCAGCCAGCGTCGTCGTCGTTCTGGCTCGTGCCGCTGCCGCCGGATGCGCCGCCGCTTCCGGCGCCGCCGCTCGACGCGCCGCCGGCGCCGCTGCCGCCGCTACCCGACGCTCCGGCGCTCGCGCAGAGAGAGCCGGGAGGCCAGACCAGCGGGCTCTTCGCGTAGGCAGCCAGGCGCGCCCGCATGTCGGCGGCGGTGCCACCGGCGGTGGAGGACGCAGGCGGCACCGTCGCGAGCTTCGCGCTCTCGTAGGCGCGGTATCCGTCGGGATCGCCGCTGCCGCGCAGGTCGAAGAGGACCGCGCCCAGCCCGGCCTTCGCGAAGCGCTCGAGCTCGCTCGGCTGAGTGTCGAAGAAGTGGAAGTCGGTCGTGCCGATCTGCGCCTGCCAGAGCACGATGGGCACGTTTGCCTCGGCGCTGACCGCGCTGAACCAGGCCACGTTGGTGTCGAGCAGCGTCGGGTCCCAGGGCTCCCACCACTTGGCCTCGTCAGCCTCCAGGTGCGGCTGTTCGGTGAAGATGACGTCCCACTCGCCCAGCGAGGAGTAGAAGCCCGTGACGACCTCCGGCTTCTGACCCACCCGGAAGTTCGAAGCGTGCCAGCCCAGACGCACCGCCGGCGCGTGCTGGTCGCGGAGGGCGAGCAGCGCGCGGCCGAAGCCGGACGCATCATCGGGAAACCCCGCGACGTCGGCGTGCCCGGAGCTCGCCACGGCGACCGGGATGCTCGTAGCGTCCGCGTTGCCCTCGACGCCCATCGCCCACATCATGAATCCCCACGAGTCCGGCTCGACGTGCAGAATGGTCGGCACGCCGGTCTTCGCGGCCGTCTGAAGCAGGAAGACGAAGCTGTCGAAGTAGCTCTTCATCAGCGCGGGATCGGCCAGCGCTGCTTTGACCACGTCCGCTTCGCTCCCGGACAGCTTCTGCTGGCCGAGCTGGAGCAGCTGGTAGAACGTGTAGACGGGCATCGCCCCGAGGCTCGTGGCGATCTTGGCCTTGTCGAGCAGCCAAGCCTCCACGTCCGGCTTGGGATCGCTCGTCGGCACGGCGTAGAGGTAGAGGAACTTCCAGTCGACGCCGTGCTGCTGCTCGGCGACGGCTGGCCAGTCGCCCGCGGCCGAGAAGCTCGACACTCCGACCCCGAGCGTCGGACCGAGGTCGGCGCACACGTCGTGCTTGGGCAGCGCGAGGCCGGTGCTCGTGGCGAGCAGGCTTGCCGAGAAGAGCAACGCTGCCGGGGCCCGGAGCATGCCCGAGCTTACCAGGCAGTAGGAGCCGCGGCGAGGGCGGGATCAGTCGCGCGCTTGGAGGTCGCGGATCTCCTCGAGCTCGGCGATGGCCTCGAGATCTTTGGCGCGACCGGCGGCGCGCTTCACCTCGATGAGCTTCGGAAGCCCGAGCACCAAGCACTCGACCCCGAAGAGCGCGAGGCGCTTCGTGTGGCTCTCCAGCGCCTGGTAAGTCCCGCCACCGGCTATCTCACCGAGGACGTCCAGGTCTCCGACGCTGGTGGTCAGCGTGAAGTTGAGGCCGTGTTTCACCGTCTCCTCGTCGAAACGGAACGGGAGGCCCGGCGGGGCTCCCCGCAGGTAGGGTGAGAAGGGTCCGAGCGCGTGCACCAGCCGGGCGATGTTCGTTTGCGAACGTTCGTACACGACGTCGAGATCTTGGGTCAATCGCGCGGAGCCGTGGGCCGTCGCGGCGGCGCCGCCCACCACGATGAACTGCACACCCTCGTTCGCGAGGGCGCGCAGAGCCGCCTCGAAGTCAATCACTTGCCATCCGCAGCGCGTCCGGCTCTGCGCAGTTCTCGCGCGAACTTCTGGAGCTCCATCAGCTGCCGGAAGCGTTCCTCCACGCTCAAGCGCAAGTTGCGCTGGAGGAGCGTGCGATCGATCCCCTTGCGGTACTCCCGCACCACCGCTTCCATGCTGTCCATCGGCGCGCTCAAGGCAGCGGGATGATAGCAGCGAGCTCGCGAGTGAGCCACGCGGGTCGTACGCGACCGAGCGCCGAGCCCGCGAAGCGCTCAAGACCCGCAGTCGCCCAAGCGCACCGTGCCCGTCCCGGCGTCCGCGTCGGCGGACAGCGCGAGCTTGCCCCGGGTCGTGGCGACCGTGCCCCCGAGCTCCAGCTTGTCGGGCCGTGCGCCGGTGGCGCGCGCCACGGCTTCTTGCCAGCTCTGCTCCGGGGGCGGCTGGATGCGCAGACAGCGGGCGGGACGCTCGTCCTTCGGGATCGCGTACTCGAA
It encodes the following:
- a CDS encoding aldehyde dehydrogenase family protein, with amino-acid sequence MATQNKDGIFEALGLSASLKGASAGDEWFASSGDFIEVKSPTTGELLAKIEQASESDYEKVASAAAKAFETWRAVPTPKRGEVVRLLGAALREKKEMLGRLVSLEMGKILTEGLGEVQEMIDICDYAVGLSRTLSGPTLQSERPMHRMMEQWHPLGPIGVITAFNFPVAVWAWNSALAFVCGDPVIWKPSSKTPLCAVACQNIARDVLRAAGVPAAVSTVIIGRGSGVGERIVEDPRLALISATGSTKLGRHIGEVVGKRLGRTILELGGNNALIISDKADLRGALASAFFGAVGTAGQRCTSTRRLIIHQSIYAAFLDKLVTNYQKVAIGDPLDPKTLMGPLIDESAVRDYEKALEAAKSQGGKVVYGGQVLEPPFGRRTFVKPTIVEIDNGASIVQTETFAPILYVMKYETIEQAITLQNAVPQGLSSGIFTDSMAEAERFLSFKGSDCGIANVNVGTSGAEIGGAFGGEKETGGGRESGSDSWKQYMRRQTNTINWGGEVHLAQGVDFSA
- a CDS encoding DUF455 family protein translates to MSAEPPRAGSVERWAWDYVLSTSLDEKLAPATPPETWEPAPPARRIDAPGRPAELRVVARAEKKRGLGTPRGRAQVLHAFFHHELQAAELMAWAVLAFPDAPREFREGLLRIALDEVRHMRLYVGAIERLGHRIGEFAVRDWFWERVPSCPDAASFVAVMGLGLESANLDHSAHFAAAFREAGDEESARVQELVGLEEIAHVRFGVRWFTTLTGGLDFASWRRALPAPLSPLLMRGLPLRRDARARAGQPEDFLDELERWMPDTPGS
- a CDS encoding serine/threonine protein phosphatase — protein: MRAVIFYLTTFGYIDGDFDDAEKSFVRGYIGKLVAHRVAGAVPAEDVQLREELTRKFTSHFTEVFEGIDRQVKELFHEAVSAGEKQDAFVHAQLKLRCFEIFKSFDKGGQEQLMDVVDLLINADGQVHPAEAKFRGELLALLEEDLGVELLEDGADRPPVSIHDVLALPPLTENHPFFDQFEHNYVAHPERLLQQVRADEQLMDSFMAALDRQRAAAKGSLAGKQKLSELSGQDPFLDGHVYVCPTKPGEDYELIVIGDLHGCYSCLKAVLMQSDFFGKVAKYRADPAHHPNPKLVLLGDYIDRGMFSYQGVLRSVMQMFVTAPEHVYVLRGNHEYYVEHEGKVYGAVRPSEAMNTLRPHLSQEVFAHYMKLFDAMPTLLLFERFVFVHGGLPRDLTLKQKYKDLSSLNDWDIRFQMMWSDPSSADVIPASLQEQSARFPFGRLQCQAFLQRIGAHTLVRGHEKVDEGFRRVYDDESQLLMTVFSAGGATNDDLPEDSTYRSVTPKALLIRFRNGESKITPLEIDYERYNDPSKNRFFEAPPEIAHRAD
- a CDS encoding aminotransferase class V-fold PLP-dependent enzyme: MPRQGSLLDLDPETRAALWRQVAELLEAHQTRLSEDAGAAIVPISAAMSLERLLDGTPREPDAVVAEVAGALELGIVHPDHPRYFGLFNPAPAALAVVADALVSGFNPQLATRGHAPWPVAVEDCLIAAFGARFGWTAGSTRGAFTSGGGEANMTAVACALDAAFPDFGERGARSLAGEPCLYVSAEGHATVTRAARLAGLGARAVRTIPADARQRMKPDALREAIAQDRARGALPFLVVATAGTTGSGAIDPIGEIAAIAGREGCWLHVDAAWGGLAALVPELRGALEGIARADSITFDAHKVLSAPIGTGAFLTRRDGVLERVFADRTGYMPRDGASDPYARSMQWSRRFLGLRVLLPLLAIGWDGYAESLRRQVALAERLRARLRERGWQLVNDTPLPIVCFVDASDGAERADGRFLDAVARATIASAGGWLSVPRFANGARALRACVNNHRTEALDIDRLVDALEAARADARSGAA